The proteins below are encoded in one region of Amycolatopsis magusensis:
- a CDS encoding alpha/beta fold hydrolase: MIRRDRPLRRAGRGLYAALAAVVLLLAGSAASATPVAAPAADQASSGNLPGFSHGTVAVQGTTLHYVRGGSGPPLVLLHGWPQTWWEWAKVMPSLAEHHTVIAFDLPGAGESSIPTGGYDKATTAKRIREGVRKLGYTQVSLLGHDTGALVAYPYARDFPAEVVRMAVLETPLSGFGLEDMNGISFHLGLNQTAAPVPEKLIDNDDVSTYLGWLFSGARYPERIDQAAFFQAYASPARRTAGYEYYRAFAADATNNQANAHLRLQMPVLAMGAEGAFGPLVATSFSQVGDDVRGVVAPDSGHWIAEENTAFLSACAKLFFGPAGVPAPSAALANCVA; this comes from the coding sequence GTGATCCGAAGAGACAGGCCCCTTCGGCGCGCGGGCCGCGGCCTGTACGCCGCCCTGGCCGCGGTCGTGCTGCTCCTGGCGGGGTCGGCGGCCAGTGCCACCCCGGTCGCCGCCCCGGCCGCCGACCAGGCGTCGTCCGGAAACCTGCCGGGGTTCAGCCACGGAACCGTTGCCGTGCAAGGCACCACGCTGCACTACGTCCGCGGCGGGTCCGGGCCGCCGCTGGTGCTGCTGCACGGCTGGCCGCAGACCTGGTGGGAGTGGGCGAAGGTGATGCCCTCGCTCGCCGAGCACCACACCGTGATCGCGTTCGACCTGCCCGGCGCGGGTGAATCGAGCATCCCGACCGGCGGCTACGACAAGGCCACCACCGCGAAGCGCATCCGTGAGGGTGTCCGCAAACTGGGCTACACCCAGGTTTCCCTGCTCGGCCACGACACCGGCGCGCTCGTCGCCTACCCCTACGCCAGGGACTTCCCGGCCGAGGTCGTCCGGATGGCCGTGCTCGAGACCCCGCTGTCCGGCTTCGGCCTCGAGGACATGAACGGGATCAGCTTCCACCTCGGCCTGAACCAGACCGCCGCGCCGGTCCCGGAGAAGCTGATCGACAACGACGACGTGTCGACCTACCTGGGCTGGCTGTTCAGCGGCGCCCGCTATCCCGAGCGCATCGACCAGGCCGCCTTCTTCCAGGCCTACGCGAGCCCGGCTCGCCGGACCGCGGGTTACGAGTACTACCGGGCCTTCGCCGCCGACGCCACGAACAACCAGGCCAACGCGCACCTGCGCCTGCAGATGCCGGTGCTGGCGATGGGCGCGGAAGGCGCCTTCGGCCCGCTGGTGGCCACCTCGTTCAGCCAGGTCGGCGACGACGTCCGCGGGGTCGTCGCGCCGGACAGCGGGCACTGGATCGCCGAGGAGAACACGGCGTTCCTGAGCGCCTGCGCCAAGTTGTTCTTCGGACCGGCGGGAGTACCCGCGCCCAGCGCCGCACTGGCGAACTGCGTCGCCTGA
- a CDS encoding long-chain fatty acid--CoA ligase: MQDRPLSLPHVFRRVERYFGHKTVVSGRVDGETAMTWAEVCARVRRLAAALDELGVPAGARVGTFAWNSHRHTELYLAVPCTGRVLHTINHRLFGEQITYIVNDAEDDVLFVDRSILPAVWPLIDTFTTVRAVVVMDDGGDTEIPDDDRIVDYEDLLWSTKDSGREFTVADEDTAAALCYTSGTTGNPKGVLYSHRSVVLHAGLLLMVDTFGLSERDVVMPIVPMFHVNAWGLPYSAMLCGADLVLPGPAMSPPELADLLARHKVTFGAAVATVWRGLLPLLDQHDLSSVRQIVSGGGAVDEALSRAYRDTIGVPLTNAWGMTETSPVVTTSRIGTAHDHYTHEEKRALLGTPGPAIPLTEVRIVGDDGQEAPWDGRTPGELQASGPTIAAGYFGPDGGTAAFTEDGWLRTGDVATIDGHGYVRIVDRTKDLVKSGGEWISSVELENAIMDHPDVAEAAVIGVADAKWGERPVACVVAHPGTTPTAESVREHLRDRVASWWLPDQVFFLDEIPKTATGKFSKQQLRSLYRTGAHPAEHAK, encoded by the coding sequence ATGCAAGACCGTCCACTGTCCCTGCCCCACGTCTTCCGGCGGGTGGAGCGCTACTTCGGGCACAAGACCGTGGTGTCCGGCCGGGTCGACGGCGAGACGGCCATGACCTGGGCCGAGGTGTGCGCGCGGGTGCGGCGCCTGGCCGCCGCGCTCGACGAACTCGGCGTACCGGCGGGCGCCCGGGTGGGCACCTTCGCGTGGAACAGCCACCGCCACACCGAGTTGTACCTGGCGGTGCCCTGCACCGGGCGGGTACTGCACACGATCAACCACCGGCTCTTCGGCGAGCAGATCACCTACATCGTCAACGACGCCGAGGACGACGTGCTGTTCGTCGACCGCTCGATCCTGCCCGCCGTCTGGCCCCTGATCGACACGTTCACCACCGTGCGCGCGGTGGTGGTGATGGACGACGGCGGTGACACCGAAATCCCCGACGACGATCGCATCGTCGACTACGAGGACCTTCTCTGGTCCACTAAGGACAGTGGACGGGAGTTCACCGTCGCCGACGAGGACACCGCCGCCGCGCTGTGCTACACCTCGGGCACCACCGGCAACCCCAAAGGCGTGCTGTACAGCCACCGTTCCGTGGTCCTGCACGCCGGTCTGCTGCTGATGGTCGACACCTTCGGCCTCAGCGAACGCGACGTGGTCATGCCGATCGTGCCGATGTTCCACGTCAACGCCTGGGGCCTGCCCTACAGCGCCATGCTGTGCGGCGCCGACCTCGTGCTCCCCGGGCCCGCGATGAGCCCACCGGAACTGGCGGACCTGCTGGCCCGCCACAAGGTCACCTTCGGCGCCGCGGTCGCCACCGTCTGGCGCGGCCTGCTGCCGTTGCTCGACCAGCACGACCTCTCATCCGTACGCCAGATCGTGAGTGGCGGTGGCGCGGTCGACGAGGCGCTCAGCCGCGCCTACCGCGACACCATCGGCGTGCCGCTGACCAACGCCTGGGGCATGACCGAGACCAGCCCGGTGGTCACCACCTCCCGCATCGGCACCGCGCACGACCACTACACCCACGAGGAAAAACGCGCGCTGCTGGGCACACCCGGCCCGGCCATCCCGCTCACCGAAGTCCGCATCGTCGGCGATGACGGGCAGGAAGCACCGTGGGACGGCCGCACGCCCGGTGAACTGCAGGCCAGCGGGCCCACCATCGCCGCCGGCTACTTCGGCCCGGACGGCGGCACAGCCGCGTTCACCGAGGACGGGTGGCTGCGCACCGGTGACGTGGCCACCATCGACGGTCACGGGTACGTGCGGATCGTGGATCGCACCAAGGACCTGGTGAAATCGGGCGGTGAATGGATTTCCTCGGTCGAACTGGAAAACGCGATCATGGATCACCCCGATGTCGCCGAAGCCGCGGTGATCGGGGTCGCCGACGCCAAATGGGGTGAGCGGCCGGTGGCCTGCGTGGTCGCCCACCCCGGGACCACGCCCACCGCCGAATCCGTGCGCGAGCACCTCCGCGATCGCGTGGCCTCGTGGTGGCTGCCGGACCAGGTGTTCTTCCTCGACGAAATACCCAAGACAGCCACCGGGAAATTTTCCAAACAACAACTCCGTTCCCTTTACCGCACGGGCGCCCACCCGGCGGAACACGCCAAGTAG
- a CDS encoding TetR/AcrR family transcriptional regulator: MTAGSPAAVRPRNRKQLIVEAAGRVFSDRGYHAASMEEIAAGVGITAAALYRHFPNKYALFAECANVMVDRLVAAIDGVPPEGTLAEVLTAATQLTVTHRASGGLYRWEARFLEKEDRHVLAAKFGHIVERVTEVARTEYPLPEEHLRAAAALGVIGSITMHRVSIAQRRLEELLVASATRVVATDPAAATGGAHLVELPSRPVARTRRSEILEAAIALFEKDGFANVTNAKIAEAVGLVPSALYRYFPGKADILAAACLQAAGLLAQAVEQNLGGVTDPHDAVAALTATYVAYSFEHTALTSVANAELVGLPSNLRRPLVTAQREHIAVWEQLLRAARPELDSRQARVLVHAGFGVVVEAGRRLRWQDSPGHRDAVAALLVGALGV; the protein is encoded by the coding sequence GTGACCGCCGGATCCCCGGCGGCCGTTCGACCACGCAACCGCAAGCAGCTCATCGTCGAGGCGGCGGGCCGGGTGTTCAGCGACCGCGGCTACCACGCGGCGTCCATGGAGGAGATCGCCGCCGGGGTGGGCATCACCGCGGCGGCCCTATACCGGCACTTCCCGAACAAGTACGCGTTGTTCGCCGAGTGCGCGAACGTCATGGTGGACCGGCTCGTCGCCGCGATCGACGGTGTGCCGCCCGAGGGGACCCTGGCGGAGGTGCTCACCGCCGCCACCCAGCTCACGGTCACCCACCGCGCGTCGGGTGGGCTGTACCGGTGGGAGGCCCGGTTCCTCGAGAAGGAGGACCGGCACGTGCTCGCGGCGAAGTTCGGGCACATCGTCGAGCGGGTGACCGAGGTGGCGCGAACCGAATACCCGCTGCCCGAGGAACACCTGCGGGCCGCGGCGGCTCTCGGCGTGATCGGGTCCATCACGATGCACCGCGTCTCGATCGCGCAGCGGCGGCTCGAGGAACTGCTGGTGGCGTCCGCCACGCGGGTGGTCGCGACCGACCCCGCGGCGGCGACCGGCGGCGCGCACCTGGTCGAACTGCCCAGCCGGCCCGTGGCCCGCACGCGACGTTCGGAGATCCTGGAAGCCGCGATCGCGCTGTTCGAAAAGGACGGTTTCGCCAACGTCACGAACGCCAAGATCGCCGAGGCCGTCGGGCTGGTCCCGTCCGCCCTCTACCGCTACTTCCCGGGCAAGGCCGACATCCTGGCCGCGGCCTGCCTCCAAGCCGCGGGACTGCTGGCGCAGGCGGTGGAACAGAACCTGGGCGGGGTCACCGATCCGCATGACGCCGTGGCCGCGCTGACCGCGACCTACGTGGCTTACAGCTTCGAGCACACCGCACTCACCAGCGTCGCGAACGCCGAACTGGTCGGCCTGCCGTCGAACCTGCGGCGGCCCCTGGTCACCGCGCAACGCGAGCACATCGCCGTCTGGGAGCAGCTACTGCGAGCGGCCCGGCCGGAACTCGACTCCCGCCAGGCCAGGGTGCTGGTGCACGCCGGGTTCGGCGTCGTGGTCGAGGCCGGGCGACGCCTGCGGTGGCAGGACAGCCCCGGCCACCGCGACGCCGTCGCCGCGCTGCTCGTCGGTGCGCTGGGTGTTTGA